The window AGAAGATGATTTCCCTCCTCCGGAAAGCGGTGGAACGCGGTGTAACGTTCTTCGATACGGCAGAGGTGTATGGCCCCTTCACGAACGAGGAGCTGGTCGGCGAGGCGCTCTCTCCGCTGCGCGACCAAGTGGTCATTGCCACCAAGTTCGGCTTCAACCTCCATCCGGGGTCGGATCCCAGGGGGATACAGGGTGCGCCAGCCCTGAATAGCCGGCCAGAGCACATCAGGCAGGTCGCCGATGCCTCCCTCAAGCGGCTCAAGATCGATGCCATCGATCTGTTCTATCAACACCGTGTCGACCCGGACACGCCGATCGAAGAGGTAGCGGGAGAGGTGAAGGACCTTATCAAGGAGGGTAAGGTCAAGCACTTCGGCCTTTCTGAGGCAGGTGTGCAGACGATTCGTCGCGCCCACGCGGTCCAGCCCGTGACAGCAGTCCAGAGCGAATACTCGCTGTGGTGGAGACGCCCTGAAGAGGGGGTGCTGCCGACCCTCGAGGAACTCGGAATCGGCTTCGTTCCCTACAGCCCACTGGGCAAGGGATTCCTGACAGGAAAAATCAACGAAAACAATGTATTCGACAGTACCGACTTCCGCACCACCCTCCCTCGATTTACGCCGGAGGCTCGGAAGGCCAATCAGGCCCTGGTGGATTTGCTGGGCAGGATCGGGCAACGGAAGAAGGCGTCTCCGGCCCAGATCGCGCTCGCGTGGCTGCTGGCGCAGAAGCCGTGGATCGCTCCCATCCCCGGCACCACGAAGCCTGCGCGCCTGGAGGAGAACATCGGTGCCGCCGCCGTAGAGCTTACGTCCGATGATCTCCGCGAAATCGAGAGAGCTTCCAAAAACCCAGTGCAAGGGGCCCGGTACCCCGAAAAGCTGGAGCGCTTGACCGGCCGCTAAGTGCGACGGGTAAGGACGCCGATAAAAGAGGCGTAAGACCGATGAAGGGGGGAGCGCCATGCGCGTTGGCATTCTTGGTTCGGGGTTGATGGGCGGAAAGCTCGAAAAGTGAGGAACATATCTAAATCCTTGATATAGTGACTATAATTTCTGATTCTATCGTAAGTGCTTTCCCGGGGGAGTTCTCATGGATCACGCGGTGGTGATGGCGGGCGGGTCGGGAACGCGGTTTTGGCCGGAGAGCCGCGCGCACCGGTCGAAGCAGTTCCTGGACCTCACCGGGGGGGGGCCGATGATCCGGCAGACCCTCCTGCGTCTCTTCCCCGTCGTCCCCCCGGAACGCGTCTGGATCGTCGCCGGCATAAAGGACGCGCCGCATCTCTCCCACCGCGCCCTCGGCATCCCGAAACGGAACATTCTCCTGGAGCCGGAAGGGAAAAACACCGCCCCCGCGATGGCATACGCGGCGGCGGCCGTCGCACGGGAGGATCCCGCCGCCGTGGTCCTGGCCACCCCGGCGGACCACGCCATCGGCCGCGTTCCCGCGTTCCAGGCAGTGCTCCGGAAGGGGCTTCGCCTGGCGCGGGAGACGGGGCGGTTCGTGACCCTCGGCGTTCCTCCGACCCACCCCTCCACGGGGTACGGATACATCGAGCGGGGAAATCCGTTCCCCGGGAATGTCCGGGGCGCCTTCGAGGTCGTCCGGTTCGCCGAGAAACCCGACCTTCCAACGGCGAAGCGGTTCCTCCGTTCGGGCCGGTTCGACTGGAACAGCGGGCTGTTCCTTGTCAGCGTCGCAACGTTCGCGGACCGGCTGACGAAATTCCTCCCCGAAGTCGATCGCGAGATCCGTCGCGCATTCCATGGGGATCGTGCCGGTTTCCCGAAGCGGCTTGCGCTGGCGTACCGGCGGATGACGTCGATCTCGGTCGACTACGGCATCCTGGAGAAGGAGGCGGGGATCCTCGTCCTCCCGGCGAACGTCGGGTGGAGCGACCTCGGGACGTGGAGCTCGCTGCACGAGTTCCTCGCCGAGAGGGGGGATAACATCGCTTTCGGCGACGTCATCCTCTCCGATTGCCGGAACGTTCTTGTGCGGACAGACTGCGGCATAGCGGCGGTGCTGGGGATGGACGACGTGGTGGTGGTACGAAGCGGGGACGCCGTGCTGGTCTGCCCGCGCTCCCGATCGGAGGAGGTGAAGGGAATGTGGGAGGAGATCCGTCGGCGCTTCCCGACGATGGCCTGACCTCCTCGCTATTCCAGTACGTTCCCGGCCAGGGTGACGATCCTCCGAACCTCGTACTCGAGCGTCCCGCGGGGAATGGTGATCGTGACCGTGTCGCCCACGCGGCGATTCATGAGCGCCTTCCCTACCGGCGATGCCATGGAGACGAACGATTTGTTCCCGTCGGCCAGCTCCGGGATCACGAGCGTGTAGCGAACCACCTCCCCGCTCTCGAGGTTTTCCACGGTGACCTCGCTCCCGAGTCCGGCGCGGTCCGTCGGCACGCCCGCGACGTCGATTCGGGAAAGGTCGGCCAGGCGCTTCTGGATCTGGGCGAAGCGCGCCTGAAGCGTCGACTGACGGTTCTTGGCCGCCTCGTACTCGGCGTTCTCGGAGAGGTCGCCCTGGCCCAGCGCCGCCTGGATCTCCTTCGGAAGGGACACACGCAGCTCGTGTTCGATCCGCTGCATCTCCTCCTCGAGTTTCTGTTTCACATCGCGAAGCAACGCGGCCCCCTGCCTACTGCTCCATCGTGAATTCCTGCATGTCGCACCAGAACCCGTTCTGGCCGATCGAGTCCACCTCGGCGCGCAGGATCTTCGCGTGCAGTTCCTCTTCCTTCGCCAGGGAGAGGAACATCTCCTTGGCCGTATCCTTCGTCGAGCGTCCCGCCATCTCGAGGTAGAACCGGTTCGCCGTGATCTCCCGGTCGATCGCGACCTTGAGGATCCGTACCGTATCGGCCTTGGCCAGCGTCTTCGCATCGACCTTTTCGAGCATCGACGGCTGCGAGACCTGTTCGGACATCGCCTCGACCAGGTCCGCCCGCTCGATCACCCAGTCTTTCCCCCGCAGGACGCTGATCAGGTGCTTCTCGAGCTTCGTCATATGGCCGACCTCGTCGGAGGCGAGGTGGATGAGGACGTTCTTCGCCTTCACGTCCGTGACGATCTTCGCCAGCCCGAGGTAGGCGTTGATCGCGTCCCTCTCCCGGTCGATGGCGCGGTGCACGATGGCAACCATTTCCGGCGAACTCATGATGATTCCCCCTTTTTCGGAATTCGATTCCGGTTGTCCGATACTACGCACTCAATGGAAAACGAGTTTCCCCCCGTAATAGCCGAGAACGACGCAGGTCGCGACGCATGCGGCGAGGAGCCCGAAGTACGCCCACCCCAGCGCGCCCAGCGGCAGAACGGCGAGGTCCGAGTGGAAAGAGCGAAGCAGTACCGCCGGTGCCGCCAGCGCCATCAGGATGAGCGACCCGGTGATCTTGATCTTGAACACGCTGGTCAGGTATGCCTGGTAACGGTTCCACCAGTCGAAAAATCCCGCCGCCGTCGTCACTGGCGCCGCCAGTGCCCCGAACAGCGCGGCGACGAACGCCCCCGTCTCGAACTCCCGGACTCCCGTCAGGAGGTAGATGCAGAGCGAGGCAAAGGCCACCGGGAACAGGGCCTGCGGGAAGTGGACGAAGATCGGGTGAAGATGCTGCACGTTCACCTTTTCGGTCATTCATCCCTCGCGACGTTTATTCGAGGAGCCGGAAAAATTCCTTCGGGGCGTCACACACCGGACACCGGTCCGGGGGCTCCTCCCCCTCGTGGATGTAGCCGCAGATGACGCACTCCCATCGCTTCACCGCCACAGAGCGATTCTAACAGATCTCCCCGGTCCTTTCACCGTTTCGTGATCCGCGCCAGCCCGCCCATGTAAGGGCGCAGGACCTCGGGGACGTCGATGGTCCCGTCCTCCCGCTGGTAATTTTCGAGGATCGCGACGACCGTCCGCCCGACCGCCAGCCCCGACCCGTTCAGGGTGTGGGCCAGCCGGGTCTTCCCGGACGCCCCTTCCCGGAAGCGGATCTTCGCGCGGCGCGCCTGGAAGTCGGTGAAGGTGCTGCAGGAGGAGATCTCCCGGTACCGCTCCTGCGAGGGAACCCAGACCTCGATGTCGTACGTCTTCGCGGAGGAGAACCCGAGGTCTCCCGTACACAACGTTACCACATGGTACGGCAGGGCGAGACGCCGAAGGATCTCCTCTGCGTCGTCGGTGAGCTTCTCCAGCTCCTGCGCGGACTCCTCCGGGCGGCAGATCTTGACCATCTCCACCTTGTTGAACTGGTGCTGCCGGATCATCCCCCGCGTATCCTTTCCGTAGGACCCGGCCTCCGCCCGGAAGCACGGGGTGTACGCCGTCAACTTCAGGGGAAGCGTCTCGGCGGCGAGGATCTCGTCCCGCACGATGTTCGTCACGGGAACTTCGGCGGTGGGGACGAGGAAGTAGTCGGTCCCGGCCACGCGGAAGAGATCCTCCTCGAACTTGGGGAGCTGCCCGGTGCCGAAGAACGAGGCGCTGTTCGCCATGAAGGGGGGAAGCACCTCGAGGTAGCCGTGCTCCCGCGTGTGGACGTCGAGCATGAAGTTGATGAGCGCCCGCTCAAGCAGCGCCCCCGCCCCCTTCGAGAGACAGAACCTCCCTCCGGCGATCTTCGCCGCCCGGTCGAAGTCGAGGATGTCCAGCGCCGCGCCGAGGTCGACGTGGTCCCTGACCGGAAAGGAGAAGGCGCGCGGGGTCCCCCACGTCCGCACGACGGGGTTGTCCGCCTCCCCCGCGCCGTCCGGGACCGAGGGATCCGGCATGTTCGGGATGGCGAGGAGGTACTCCTCCATCCTCCCCTCGATCGTCGGGAGGGCCGCTTCCGCCTCCTTAAGCCGCGTCGATAGCGCCTTCATCCGCTCCATGAGCTCCGACGCGTCCTTCTTCTCCCGGCGAAGGCGGCCGATCTCCTCCGAGGCAGCGTTGCGCTCCGCCCGCATTCCCTCCACTTCGACGAGCCGTTCCCGGCGCTCCTTGTCCAGCGCCACGAAGCTGTCGAGGGTAAGGGAAGACCGGCGCTTCCGAAGCGCCTCCTCGACGAACGCGATGTTTTCCCGGACGTATTTCAGATCGAGCATCTTGTCAGGCCGCTCCCTCTGGAAAACGTAGATGTGATTCTTTTTCCCCCATCGGGGACCAACTTTCTAATAGGTGCAGGCGCTTTCAGGGGACATTCCTGATTCTCACCCCGAAGAGCAGGAGTGTCCCCTGCCCAGCGCCCCCGGCATCCCGGGGCGGTGGGCCGGCGTGAACCCGGCGTTCCGGATCGTGGTCACGATCTCCTCCTCGGACATCCGGAAGGAGACGCCCGCGGAGGCGACCACGTTCTCCTCCATCATCGTGCTGCCGAAGTCGTCCGCGCCGAAGAAGAGCCCGATCTGCGCCACCTTCGCCCCCATCGTCACCCACGACACCTGGACGGTCGGGACGTTCGGCAACAGGATCCGCGACAGGGCCAGCACCCGAAGGTACCCCACGGCGTGGCCGAGTCCCCGGGCCGACGCCTCCCCGAACCGCGGGTCGCGCGACAGCTCGGTGTTCCCGGACTGGAACACCCAGGGGATGAACGCGGTGAAGCCGCCCGTCTCCTCCTGAAGCCCGCGGACCCGCAGCAGGTGGGCGACGATCGCTCCGGGGCTCTCCACGCTGCCGAACATCATCGTCGCGGAGGACCGAAGCCCCTGTCGATGGGCCTCGCGCATCACCGCCGCCCACTGTTCCCACCCGATCTTCCTCGGGCTGATCCGGCGACGAACCTCGTCGTCGAGGATCTCCGCCCCGCCGCCGGGGATCGAATCGAGGCCTGCGTCTTTCAGGCGCGCGATCACCTCCCCGATCGTCATCTTCGACTGGTGCGCGAAGTGCCACACCTCCGGCGGGGAGAATCCGTGCAACAGGATCGGGTGCCGCTTCACCGCGCGAACCAGCCGGACCGCCTCGTCGATCCCCCAGTCGGGGTGCAGCCCCCCCTGCAGGAGCACGCGGACCCCGCCCGCCGCGATCGTGTCCAGGATCTTCGCGGAGAGCTCCCCCTCCGACAGGACGTAGGCGTCGGGAGCGTCCTTCTTCCGGTAGAAAGCGCAGAAGGAGCAGCCGCAGGAGCAGACGTTCGTGTAGTTGATGTTCCGGTCGACGATGTACGTCACGACGCCGTCCGGGTGCAACTTCCGCCGGACCGCGTCGGCCGCCCGCCCGAGGTCGAACAGCGGCGCCTCCATCAGCAGCCGGACCCCCTCCTCGATCGTGACGGAATCGCGCTGCGCCCGCTCGGCCACCTCCCCCCAATCCACCCCGGGTCCGTTCATCCCCGGAACCCCTCCGCCGGCCATTCGCGGACCACGTTGTAGAGGGTGTCCCGCTCGACGGGGATCTTCCCGGCCTGGCGGATCATCGCCACCAGCTCGGCGACGGACATCTCCTGTCCCGCCTGCGCGCCGGCCGCGTGCGTGATCTTCTCCTCGACCACGGTCCCGTCGATGTCGTCCACCCCGAAGTGGAGGGAGATCTGCGCTAGCTTCGGTCCCACCATGATCCAGAACGACTTGATGTGGCGGAAGTTGTCGAGGTAGAGCCGCGCCACCGCCAGCGCGAGCAGGTCATCGAGACCGGTGGTGTACCCCTTGGCGATCTCCGTGTTCTTCGGGTGGAAGGCCAGGGGGATGAAGGACTGGAATCCCCCGGTGCGGTCCTGCAGCTCCCGCAGGCGCCGCATGTGGTCCACCCGCGACTCGAGCGTCTCCACGTGGCCGTAGAGCATCGTGGCGTTGCTTCGAAGTCCGGCCGCGTGGACCGCTTCCATCACCTCGAGCCACCGGTCCCCCGAAATTTTCTCGGGACAGATTTCGTTCCGGATCTCCGGGGCGAAGATCTCCGCCCCGCCGCCGGGGAGGGACCCGAGCCCGGCATCCTTCAATTGCGCGATCACCTCGGCCAAGGGAAGCCCCGTGATCTTCCGGAAGTAATCGATCTCCACCGCGGTGAACGCCTGGACGTGCAGGGAGGGGAACCGCTCCCGCAGGGAGCGCAACATCGTCAGGTAGAAGTCGAAGGGGAGGTCCGGGTGCAGCCCCCCGACGATGTGAAGTTCCGAGGCCCGCTGCTCCCGGGCCTCCTCCGCCCGTTGGAGGATCTCGTCCATCGTCATCGTGTACGCAAGGGGATCGTCCTTCCCCTTGCTGAAAGCGCAGAACCTGCACCGGTTCACGCAGATGTTCGTCGGGTTCACGTGCCGGTTGACGATGAAGTAGACGCGATCCCCGTTCGCCCGCCGGTTCGCAAGGGCCGCCATCTCCCCGACGGCGAGGAGGTCCCGCGTGCGATACAGCGCGAGCGCGTCGGCCTCCGTCAGCCGATCTCCCGCCTCGACCTTATCCCTGATTCGCCGTTGTTCCGATTCCATTCGTCCCGCCCTTGCGTAGCTGCTCGAGGATCCGCTCCCTGGTTCCACCCTCCTTCGGAAAGAGGGGGAGGAAGACCGAGAAGGTTACACCGACCCCCTCCCGGTTGTCCAGATGGATCGTCCCGCCGTGCTTCTCGACGATGGCGTGGACGATGGCAAGCCCGAGGCCGGTCCCCTTCGCCTTTGTGGTGAAGAACGGGTTGAAGATGTTGTGCACCACGTCGTGGGGGATCCCGCCGCCGGTGTCGCTCACCTGGAACACCACGCCGACCCCCTCCTCGGGAAGGGCGGGGCGGGTGGCGATCGTGAGGGTGCCGCCTCCCTCCATCGCCTGGATGGCGTTGGAGACGAGGTTCCACAACACCTGCCGCAGCTGGTCCGGATCCACGGAGATGACGGGGAGATCGGAGAAAAGGTCGATCACCGTCGAGATGCGCGCGTCCTCGAGCTCCTCCCGGAACAACGACACCGCTTCCCGGACCTCGTTGTTCAGGTTGGCGATCCGGAACGTGGGGACCATCTCCCTGGAGAAGTAGAGCGTCTCGTTGATGATCCGCTCCAGACGATCGACTTCCTTCAGGATGATCCGGGCGTACCGCTCGACCGGAGGCTTTCCTTTCCCCGGTTTTGGGGAGGCGATCCGTCGGGCGAATCCGCCGATCGCGGTGAGGGGGTTCTTGATCTCGTGGGCGATCTTGGCCGCCATCTCCCCGAGCGCCATGAGCTTCTCGCTCTGCAGCAGCTGGTCCTGCGTGGTCCGGACGGTTTTGAGCGCGTCCTCCAGCGATTCGTAGAGGGAGGCGTTCTCCATCGCGAGGCACGCGTTGGAGGCGAACGTCGTTAGCAGCTGGATGTCCTCTTCGGTGATCGGTCTCCCCTGGAAGAGGTTGTCGACATAGATCGCGCCGCGCGCCTCCCCCTTGACCACCAGGGGAACGGCGGCGAAGGCGGCCGGGTGGCTGCCGCAGAATCCCCCACGAGGGGTGGGGGCCGCCTCGTTCGCGTCCTCCGGGGTCCCGCAGCCGGACTCCGTCCGCACCGGGCGTTTCTCCTTCACCGCCTTCGCCACGAGGCAGGTGGCGCCGGCCATAGGGATCCTCAGTTCCTCGACGTTGGACCAGAGCAGGCTACGGATCTCCTCCCCCGCCGCCCCGGTCGCGCCGTCGCCCAACAGCCCCCGTGGAAACCGGCCGATCCGCCGCGCTTCCTTGCGGTCGCGCGGCCCCATCGCCATCCGGGCGGAAAGTCCCTCTCCGTCCTCCGAGGTAAGGAACAGGATCGCCCGGCTGAAATTCAGCCCCCCCGGGGAGATGAGGGCGTACAGCATGATCGAAAGCAGTCGCTCCATCTTGACCGTGGACATGAGAGCGCGGGCGACGTCGTAGAGCGTCGAGATCCGCTGCACCTTCACCTGGTTCTCCTGCGCCAGTCGCTGCGCATTCCGGAGGATCGCTTCATTCCCGAGCATGTTCGCCAGCTGGGAACACACCGTCTGCATCAGGTGCACCCCTTCCATATCGAAGCGCATCCGGGGGGAGGCGGAGTAGTAGCTGATCGTCCCGAGAGACCTCCCCTGGGAAACGATGGGGAGGCCGAGGAAGGAGGTGATCCCGTGGGCCGCAAGCGCCGAATGGAGCGGCGAATCCTCGGGGCCGTTGATCAGCAACGGGCGCTTTTCGCTGTGGATCCGCTGGGCCAGCTCCTTCCCCACCGACCGAAGCTCCCGGCGGAAGATGGGACGGTTGTACCCCTCGTCCAGCACCACCTTGAGAGCGCCGCGTCCTTCCACCGCGAGACGCACCGTGCACGCGTCAGCCGACAGCAGTCTCACCGTGGTCTTGGCGACGTACCCAAGCGTTCCCTTCACTTCGAAGGTCGAGGAGATCGCGTTCCCGATCTCGTTCAGCGTGATGAGTTCCGAGACGCGCTTGCGGGCGTCGAGGTAAAGCCGGCTGTTGCGGATCGTCCCCGCCACCTCCATCGCCACCGACCCGAGGAACCCCAAGTCGTCCTCCGTGTAGCTCGCGGCGGCAAGGGTGGAGAAATTCATCACGCCGTAGAGGTATACGTCGTCCGTGATCGGCACGGAGAGGATGGAGGTGAAGTCGCGCAATTCCTGGGGAACGGCCGGCGCCGGTGGATTCGTCTTCACGTTTGGGAAGAAGACCGGGGCGCGCTTCCGCGCCGCCTTCCCGGAAACCCCCTCCCCCGGACGGACCACGAAATCCATCAGCGCGCACTCCTCGATCTCCATGCACGAGGAGACCCACGGCGTGAGATCCTCCCCACGCAGATCGCGCCGGAAGATGCAGACGCAATCGGCCCGGGTCTCCCGTTGGAGAAAATCGGAGATGTGCTTCAACCGGTTCTCGACCTGGATGTTCGAGTTGGAGATCTCGATGATCCGGGCCAGGAGGGAAAAGCGGGTATTCGGGCTCTTCACCATGGGGGGCTACCCCTTCGGGTACCGCTTGCGCAGCGCCTTCCCGTAGAGATCGACGTACTCCCGGGCCGACGCCTCCCAGGAGAAGTCCCGCGCCATCCCCCGGCGGACGATCGCGTCCCAGCGGGGGCGGTCCGCGTACGCCGCCAGCGCCCTCGTCACGGCGCCCTTCAGCTCCTCCTCCTCATAGCCTCGGAAGGTGAACCCGGTGCCCGCCGCGGGATCCTCGTCGGCGTCCACCACGGTATCCGCCAGCCCCCCCGTCTCCCGAACGATGGGGACGGAGCCGTACTTCAGGCTGTAGATCTGGTTCAGCCCGCACGGTTCGTACCGGGAAGGCATCAGGAACATGTCCGACCCCGCCTCGATCCTGTGCGCCAGCGCGTTGTCGTACGCCACGCGGATCCCGATCCGGTCGGGGTATTTCCTCCCGAGCTCCTCCATCGCCTCCTCGTACTTCCGGTCCCCGGCGCCGAGGATCACCACGCGCAGCGGCTGTTCCGCCAGCCACTCCCCGATCCGCTCGACGAGGTCGAACCCTTTTTGCGCCGTAAGCCGGCCGATCAGGCCGAGGATCGGCTCGTCCCCCGGAGGAAGTCCGAACGCCGAGATCAGATCCCGCCGGCACGCCGCTTTCCCGGACAGGTCGGCGGCGGAGTAGTTCGCCGCGATCCACCGGTCGGTGGCCGGGTTCCACTCCTCGTCGTCGATCCCGTTCACGATGCCGTAGAGGTCCTCCCGGCGTTCGAAGAGTACCCCCTCGAGACCGTACCCGTATTCCGGGGTCTGGATCTCGCGGCTGTAGGTGTCGGACACGGTGGAAAGGACATCCCCGTACAACAGGCCCGCCTTCATCAGGTTGATCTTCCCGTAGAACTCCAGCCCCTGGGGGGTGAACAGCTCCCACCCGAGGCCCATCATCGGAAGGTCGTGGTTCCAGAACAGCCCCTGGTAGCCCAGGTTGTGGATGGTGAAGACGGTCCCCGTCCCGTGAAACGCCTCGCTGCCGGCATAAAGCGTCTTCACGTACAGGGGTATGAGGGCGGTCTGCCAGTCGTTGCAGTGGAGGATGTCGTACCGGCGCCCCGAGCGCACGATCCACTCCATGACGGCGCGGCAGAAGAAGGTGAACCGTTCGGAGTTGTCGACGTAGTCGCCGTCGCGGGTCCCGTAGAGGAACTCCCGGTCGAAATACTGGTCGTTCCGGACGAGGAAGGCGCGAACGCCGCCTCCCGCATCGGCCTCTTCGACGCTCCCCCCCTCCTCCCGGTTCCCCAGGGGGACGAGGATCGGCTGCCCCGGCCTCGCAAAAGGGAACCGGTCCCGGTCAATGCAGCGGTAGAGCGGGAGGACGCAGTCGGCCTCGACGCCGATTCTTCGAAGCGCCTTGGGGAGAACTCCGGTGACGTCCG is drawn from Candidatus Deferrimicrobium sp. and contains these coding sequences:
- a CDS encoding ferritin family protein is translated as MSSPEMVAIVHRAIDRERDAINAYLGLAKIVTDVKAKNVLIHLASDEVGHMTKLEKHLISVLRGKDWVIERADLVEAMSEQVSQPSMLEKVDAKTLAKADTVRILKVAIDREITANRFYLEMAGRSTKDTAKEMFLSLAKEEELHAKILRAEVDSIGQNGFWCDMQEFTMEQ
- the mqnC gene encoding cyclic dehypoxanthinyl futalosine synthase, which encodes MNGPGVDWGEVAERAQRDSVTIEEGVRLLMEAPLFDLGRAADAVRRKLHPDGVVTYIVDRNINYTNVCSCGCSFCAFYRKKDAPDAYVLSEGELSAKILDTIAAGGVRVLLQGGLHPDWGIDEAVRLVRAVKRHPILLHGFSPPEVWHFAHQSKMTIGEVIARLKDAGLDSIPGGGAEILDDEVRRRISPRKIGWEQWAAVMREAHRQGLRSSATMMFGSVESPGAIVAHLLRVRGLQEETGGFTAFIPWVFQSGNTELSRDPRFGEASARGLGHAVGYLRVLALSRILLPNVPTVQVSWVTMGAKVAQIGLFFGADDFGSTMMEENVVASAGVSFRMSEEEIVTTIRNAGFTPAHRPGMPGALGRGHSCSSG
- the serS gene encoding serine--tRNA ligase, with the translated sequence MLDLKYVRENIAFVEEALRKRRSSLTLDSFVALDKERRERLVEVEGMRAERNAASEEIGRLRREKKDASELMERMKALSTRLKEAEAALPTIEGRMEEYLLAIPNMPDPSVPDGAGEADNPVVRTWGTPRAFSFPVRDHVDLGAALDILDFDRAAKIAGGRFCLSKGAGALLERALINFMLDVHTREHGYLEVLPPFMANSASFFGTGQLPKFEEDLFRVAGTDYFLVPTAEVPVTNIVRDEILAAETLPLKLTAYTPCFRAEAGSYGKDTRGMIRQHQFNKVEMVKICRPEESAQELEKLTDDAEEILRRLALPYHVVTLCTGDLGFSSAKTYDIEVWVPSQERYREISSCSTFTDFQARRAKIRFREGASGKTRLAHTLNGSGLAVGRTVVAILENYQREDGTIDVPEVLRPYMGGLARITKR
- a CDS encoding GAF domain-containing protein, which codes for MVKSPNTRFSLLARIIEISNSNIQVENRLKHISDFLQRETRADCVCIFRRDLRGEDLTPWVSSCMEIEECALMDFVVRPGEGVSGKAARKRAPVFFPNVKTNPPAPAVPQELRDFTSILSVPITDDVYLYGVMNFSTLAAASYTEDDLGFLGSVAMEVAGTIRNSRLYLDARKRVSELITLNEIGNAISSTFEVKGTLGYVAKTTVRLLSADACTVRLAVEGRGALKVVLDEGYNRPIFRRELRSVGKELAQRIHSEKRPLLINGPEDSPLHSALAAHGITSFLGLPIVSQGRSLGTISYYSASPRMRFDMEGVHLMQTVCSQLANMLGNEAILRNAQRLAQENQVKVQRISTLYDVARALMSTVKMERLLSIMLYALISPGGLNFSRAILFLTSEDGEGLSARMAMGPRDRKEARRIGRFPRGLLGDGATGAAGEEIRSLLWSNVEELRIPMAGATCLVAKAVKEKRPVRTESGCGTPEDANEAAPTPRGGFCGSHPAAFAAVPLVVKGEARGAIYVDNLFQGRPITEEDIQLLTTFASNACLAMENASLYESLEDALKTVRTTQDQLLQSEKLMALGEMAAKIAHEIKNPLTAIGGFARRIASPKPGKGKPPVERYARIILKEVDRLERIINETLYFSREMVPTFRIANLNNEVREAVSLFREELEDARISTVIDLFSDLPVISVDPDQLRQVLWNLVSNAIQAMEGGGTLTIATRPALPEEGVGVVFQVSDTGGGIPHDVVHNIFNPFFTTKAKGTGLGLAIVHAIVEKHGGTIHLDNREGVGVTFSVFLPLFPKEGGTRERILEQLRKGGTNGIGTTANQG
- a CDS encoding mannose-1-phosphate guanylyltransferase, translating into MDHAVVMAGGSGTRFWPESRAHRSKQFLDLTGGGPMIRQTLLRLFPVVPPERVWIVAGIKDAPHLSHRALGIPKRNILLEPEGKNTAPAMAYAAAAVAREDPAAVVLATPADHAIGRVPAFQAVLRKGLRLARETGRFVTLGVPPTHPSTGYGYIERGNPFPGNVRGAFEVVRFAEKPDLPTAKRFLRSGRFDWNSGLFLVSVATFADRLTKFLPEVDREIRRAFHGDRAGFPKRLALAYRRMTSISVDYGILEKEAGILVLPANVGWSDLGTWSSLHEFLAERGDNIAFGDVILSDCRNVLVRTDCGIAAVLGMDDVVVVRSGDAVLVCPRSRSEEVKGMWEEIRRRFPTMA
- the glgA gene encoding glycogen synthase GlgA gives rise to the protein MKVLVASSEIAPFAKTGGLADVTGVLPKALRRIGVEADCVLPLYRCIDRDRFPFARPGQPILVPLGNREEGGSVEEADAGGGVRAFLVRNDQYFDREFLYGTRDGDYVDNSERFTFFCRAVMEWIVRSGRRYDILHCNDWQTALIPLYVKTLYAGSEAFHGTGTVFTIHNLGYQGLFWNHDLPMMGLGWELFTPQGLEFYGKINLMKAGLLYGDVLSTVSDTYSREIQTPEYGYGLEGVLFERREDLYGIVNGIDDEEWNPATDRWIAANYSAADLSGKAACRRDLISAFGLPPGDEPILGLIGRLTAQKGFDLVERIGEWLAEQPLRVVILGAGDRKYEEAMEELGRKYPDRIGIRVAYDNALAHRIEAGSDMFLMPSRYEPCGLNQIYSLKYGSVPIVRETGGLADTVVDADEDPAAGTGFTFRGYEEEELKGAVTRALAAYADRPRWDAIVRRGMARDFSWEASAREYVDLYGKALRKRYPKG
- a CDS encoding transcription elongation factor GreA is translated as MLRDVKQKLEEEMQRIEHELRVSLPKEIQAALGQGDLSENAEYEAAKNRQSTLQARFAQIQKRLADLSRIDVAGVPTDRAGLGSEVTVENLESGEVVRYTLVIPELADGNKSFVSMASPVGKALMNRRVGDTVTITIPRGTLEYEVRRIVTLAGNVLE
- a CDS encoding aldo/keto reductase, with the translated sequence KMISLLRKAVERGVTFFDTAEVYGPFTNEELVGEALSPLRDQVVIATKFGFNLHPGSDPRGIQGAPALNSRPEHIRQVADASLKRLKIDAIDLFYQHRVDPDTPIEEVAGEVKDLIKEGKVKHFGLSEAGVQTIRRAHAVQPVTAVQSEYSLWWRRPEEGVLPTLEELGIGFVPYSPLGKGFLTGKINENNVFDSTDFRTTLPRFTPEARKANQALVDLLGRIGQRKKASPAQIALAWLLAQKPWIAPIPGTTKPARLEENIGAAAVELTSDDLREIERASKNPVQGARYPEKLERLTGR
- a CDS encoding DUF2231 domain-containing protein, yielding MTEKVNVQHLHPIFVHFPQALFPVAFASLCIYLLTGVREFETGAFVAALFGALAAPVTTAAGFFDWWNRYQAYLTSVFKIKITGSLILMALAAPAVLLRSFHSDLAVLPLGALGWAYFGLLAACVATCVVLGYYGGKLVFH
- a CDS encoding rubredoxin-like domain-containing protein, with the protein product MAVKRWECVICGYIHEGEEPPDRCPVCDAPKEFFRLLE
- the mqnE gene encoding aminofutalosine synthase MqnE produces the protein MESEQRRIRDKVEAGDRLTEADALALYRTRDLLAVGEMAALANRRANGDRVYFIVNRHVNPTNICVNRCRFCAFSKGKDDPLAYTMTMDEILQRAEEAREQRASELHIVGGLHPDLPFDFYLTMLRSLRERFPSLHVQAFTAVEIDYFRKITGLPLAEVIAQLKDAGLGSLPGGGAEIFAPEIRNEICPEKISGDRWLEVMEAVHAAGLRSNATMLYGHVETLESRVDHMRRLRELQDRTGGFQSFIPLAFHPKNTEIAKGYTTGLDDLLALAVARLYLDNFRHIKSFWIMVGPKLAQISLHFGVDDIDGTVVEEKITHAAGAQAGQEMSVAELVAMIRQAGKIPVERDTLYNVVREWPAEGFRG